In Phlebotomus papatasi isolate M1 chromosome 1, Ppap_2.1, whole genome shotgun sequence, the following proteins share a genomic window:
- the LOC129810217 gene encoding alpha-ketoglutarate-dependent dioxygenase alkB homolog 7, mitochondrial — protein MVMLRCVSNFRRLLIKQGIGTNRRNASSLPTSSFMEFQKEWPEKDLKDFLQDMTVIPNFLSSEEVDKIMQEIEPYLKRMRYEFDHWDDAIHGFRETERQHWYPDNKVTIERIRNIAFRGEILPHVHILDLAEEGVIKPHVDSVRYCGSTIAGVSLLSDSVMKLVRIDEKKYQQNPENDYRKQPDKDENSTDPGYFANIHLPQRSLYIMRDSARYNFTHEILGNNESFFKGRPIKKTRRISIVCRNKPKDF, from the exons ATGGTGATGTTGAGATGTGTTTCCAATTTTAGAAGATTGCTAATAAAACAGGGAATAGGGACTAATAGAAGAAATGCCTCGA GTCTTCCTACTTCCTCCTTCATGGAATTCCAGAAGGAATGGCCAGAAAAAGACCTCAAAGACTTCTTGCAGGACATGACAGTTATCCCGAACTTCTTGTCCAGTGAGGAAGTTGATAAAATCATGCAGGAAATAGAGCCCTATTTGAAGAGAATGCGCTATGAATTCGATCACTGGGATGAT gCGATTCATGGTTTCAGGGAGACTGAAAGGCAGCACTGGTACCCAGACAATAAGGTTACAATCGAGAGAATCAGGAATATTGCTTTCAGAGGGGAAATTCTGCCGCATGTTCACATCCTGGATCTCGCAGAGGAAGGAGTCATCAAACCTCATGTTGATAGCGTCAGG TATTGTGGTTCAACGATAGCTGGAGTTAGTCTTTTGTCGGACAGCGTGATGAAACTGGTCAGGATCGATGAGAAAAAGTACCAACAGAATCCAGAGAACGATTACCGAAAGCAGCCGGACAAAGATGAAAATTCAACAGATCCtggatattttgcaaatatccaTCTGCCTCAGAGGTCTCTCTACATTATGAG AGATTCTGCAAGGTACAACTTTACCCATGAAATTCTAGGCAATAATGAATCATTCTTCAAAGGACGTCCTATAAAAAAGACAAGAAGAATATCCATAGTGTGTAGAAATAAGCCAAAAGATTTTTAA